Proteins from a single region of Pseudodesulfovibrio portus:
- the ribB gene encoding 3,4-dihydroxy-2-butanone-4-phosphate synthase encodes MDQPILKQFGGPISRVENAIALLRKGRGILVTDDANRENEGDLIFAAETLTNEQMAMLIRECSGIVCLCMSEEKALQLDLPMMVEENESQFGTAFTVSIEAAQGVTTGVSAADRVTTVKAAIAPDAKPGDLARPGHVFPLCARSGGVLERGGHTEATVDLMRLAGLNPCGVLCELTNPDGTMAKLHEIVGFAIKNEMAVCTVQDIIAYREHREDEDGNLKPVEDAPKAPGMMPAGATRGTSAMSRSNSRW; translated from the coding sequence ATGGATCAGCCAATCCTCAAACAGTTCGGCGGCCCGATCTCGCGGGTCGAAAACGCGATCGCCTTGTTGCGCAAGGGCCGGGGCATCCTGGTCACCGACGACGCGAATCGCGAAAACGAGGGCGACCTCATCTTCGCCGCCGAAACACTGACCAATGAGCAAATGGCCATGCTCATCCGCGAATGCAGCGGCATCGTCTGCCTGTGCATGAGCGAAGAAAAGGCCCTGCAGCTCGACCTCCCCATGATGGTGGAGGAAAACGAGAGCCAGTTCGGGACCGCGTTCACGGTGTCCATCGAGGCCGCCCAGGGCGTGACCACCGGCGTGTCCGCAGCCGACCGGGTGACAACGGTCAAGGCGGCCATCGCCCCGGACGCCAAGCCCGGCGACCTGGCCCGGCCCGGCCACGTGTTCCCGCTCTGCGCCCGCTCCGGCGGCGTGCTCGAACGCGGCGGCCACACCGAGGCCACCGTGGACCTCATGCGGCTTGCCGGACTCAACCCCTGCGGCGTGCTCTGCGAGCTGACCAACCCCGACGGCACCATGGCCAAGCTGCACGAGATCGTGGGCTTTGCCATCAAGAACGAAATGGCCGTGTGCACCGTCCAGGACATCATCGCCTACCGCGAACACCGCGAAGACGAGGACGGAAACCTCAAGCCCGTGGAAGACGCCCCCAAGGCCCCGGGCATGATGCCCGCCGGCGCCACCAGAGGCACCAGCGCCATGTCGCGCTCCAACAGCCGCTGGTAA
- the ilvD gene encoding dihydroxy-acid dehydratase: protein MRSKKMTGGLEKAPHRSLLYASGLSKEEMDRPLIGVCNAQNDIIPGHVHLDTIAEAVKAGIRLAGGTPLEFPAIGVCDGLAMNHEGMKMSLPSREIIADSVEIMATAHPFDAIVCIPNCDKIVPGMLMAMLRLNIPAVIVSGGPMLSGHKKTSDLITVFEGVGKVRAGLMTEDELEEYTAGACPTCGSCAGMFTANSMNCLSESIGLALPGNGTIPAVMSARIRLAKKAGMQVMEMLERDIKPRDIVTEKAVHNAVTMDMALGCSTNTTLHLPALFAEAGLDLDLSMFNEISVKTPNLCKLSPAGPHYMEDLEEAGGIPAVMSELVKRDLLNLDVMTVTGKTLGENLKDMNARVTNPEIVRPIDNPYSEEGGIAILYGNIAPEGCCVKQSAVAPEMMRNTGTARVFNSEEEAVEAILGGKIVSGDVVVVLYEGPKGGPGMREMLTPTSAISGMGLGESVALVTDGRFSGGTRGAAIGHISPEAAAGGPCGLIQDGDRISIDIPARSIELLVDEAELEERRKAFKPVAKEITSPFLRRYAKLVTSASRGAVYEK, encoded by the coding sequence ATGCGTAGCAAGAAGATGACTGGTGGATTGGAGAAGGCCCCGCACCGTTCGCTTTTGTATGCGAGCGGGTTGTCCAAGGAAGAGATGGACAGGCCGCTGATCGGCGTATGCAACGCCCAGAACGACATCATTCCCGGTCATGTGCATCTGGACACCATTGCCGAGGCCGTCAAGGCGGGCATTCGCCTGGCCGGCGGCACGCCGCTCGAGTTCCCGGCCATCGGGGTATGCGACGGGCTGGCCATGAACCACGAGGGCATGAAGATGTCCCTGCCCAGCCGCGAGATCATCGCCGACTCCGTGGAGATCATGGCAACCGCCCATCCGTTCGACGCCATCGTCTGCATCCCCAACTGCGACAAGATCGTCCCCGGCATGCTCATGGCCATGCTGCGGCTGAACATCCCGGCGGTCATCGTGTCCGGCGGCCCCATGCTGTCCGGGCACAAGAAGACGTCCGACCTGATCACCGTGTTCGAGGGCGTGGGCAAGGTCCGCGCCGGGCTGATGACCGAGGACGAGCTTGAGGAGTACACCGCCGGGGCCTGCCCCACCTGCGGCTCCTGCGCGGGCATGTTCACGGCCAACTCCATGAACTGTCTTTCCGAGTCCATCGGCCTGGCCCTGCCCGGCAACGGCACCATCCCGGCGGTCATGTCCGCCCGCATCCGGCTGGCCAAGAAGGCGGGCATGCAGGTCATGGAGATGCTGGAGCGCGACATCAAACCCCGCGACATCGTCACCGAGAAGGCCGTGCACAACGCCGTGACCATGGACATGGCGCTCGGCTGCTCCACCAACACCACGCTCCATCTGCCCGCCCTGTTCGCCGAGGCCGGGCTGGACCTCGATCTTTCGATGTTCAACGAGATCAGCGTCAAGACCCCGAACCTGTGCAAGCTTTCCCCGGCCGGTCCCCACTACATGGAGGACCTGGAGGAGGCGGGCGGCATCCCCGCCGTCATGTCCGAGCTGGTCAAGCGCGACCTGCTCAACCTGGACGTCATGACCGTCACCGGCAAGACCCTGGGCGAGAACCTCAAGGACATGAACGCCCGGGTGACCAACCCCGAGATCGTCCGGCCCATCGACAACCCGTATTCCGAAGAGGGCGGCATCGCCATCCTGTACGGCAACATCGCGCCCGAGGGGTGCTGCGTGAAGCAGTCCGCCGTGGCCCCGGAGATGATGCGGAACACCGGCACCGCCCGCGTGTTCAACTCCGAGGAGGAGGCCGTGGAGGCCATCCTGGGCGGCAAGATCGTGTCCGGCGACGTGGTGGTCGTGCTCTATGAAGGCCCCAAGGGCGGCCCCGGCATGCGCGAGATGCTCACCCCGACCTCGGCCATTTCCGGCATGGGGTTGGGCGAGTCCGTGGCCCTGGTCACCGACGGCCGGTTCTCCGGCGGAACGCGCGGCGCGGCCATCGGCCACATCTCGCCGGAAGCGGCGGCGGGCGGCCCGTGCGGCCTGATCCAGGACGGCGACAGGATCAGCATCGACATCCCGGCCCGGTCCATCGAACTGCTTGTGGACGAAGCCGAGCTCGAAGAGCGGCGCAAGGCCTTCAAGCCCGTGGCCAAGGAGATCACATCGCCCTTCCTCCGCCGCTACGCCAAGCTCGTGACTTCGGCCTCGCGCGGCGCGGTGTACGAAAAATAA